CCATTCGTCATTACCAAAGGCTCGGTCCAGACGGTACTGAACCCAAACAAGATCACGACGACCAGCCCACAAAAGAGTGTTTCCTGTACTTCGaatttctcttatttttctGCCATTAGACGGAAATCCCAAAATCTAGAAGCGTGTCTATCAGCACCTCCTACTTTCTCAGAGGGTTCCATAAGTTCATTGAAATCACCTACCAGCATCCAAGCTTCATCTCTCCTCATACCAATATTGGAGAGTTTATTCCAAACGACATTCCTACGAGCACGCACTGGGTCGCCATACACACATGGCACAAAGAAGTTTAAGGAACCCAATTTTACCTTGATGTCAATGATTCTTTTACTGTAAGACAGAATCACAACATCCAAACTATTTTTCCACATAAAAGCCAGCCCACCGCTCAATCCAATAGGCTCAACATTGAAAACATTATCATAACCCAACGTATTTTTCAAACCAGTAACATAGCGTTTCTTTTGTTTAGTTTCCATGAGGAATATGATATCCGGAAAGTACACACGGCGTAGCTTCCGGAGATGTTGAACTATTTCGGTGTTCTCCGCACCTTGGTAGTTCCAGCTCAATATGCTCATTGGAGGGAGCAACGGTTTCAAAATGGAAGCCACCGTATGTTCTGGTTTTGTGTAAGATCGTTTGGTTGGGACACTTTCTTCTAACTCTGCTTTACCCTTGCAAGTTCCATGTACCTCGTTGTCAGCAAACGTTCCTGCAGCCTTGCTTGGATGCAGCTTCTGAGTAACGCGGCCTCTTCTTTTCCATGAGGAGGTCTGTTACGAGGCTTCTTTAGCTGACCAGAGGTCCTGGACACAGGGACAATAGATGTACCCACTGTGAAACCCGTAGGACAACCATCAGCCAAAGAGAAAGCATAGCTTTGGTCTGATGATTCACTTGAGGCATGCCTAGTCGAAAGAGTTTGATGAGCACCTCCAAGGCTTATACTATGTATGTGGTCACTGCCTTCCTTATAACCAAAGATGAGGCCTAAGTCCTTGTTGAGATCATGGGTGAGGGTTGGGATGGCATTAGCTTCCTTCAGCTTGTTATCCTCGATTTCCATTTCGACTCTTCTGATACGAGCTGATCTCTCAACGTCGTTAGGATGAGATATGTATAGGAGAGCCATTTGCCGATCTTTTGTAGAGAGCTCCAGGAACATCATGGGGAATCCAGGGGGTCCATCTGTAGCATTCAAGATGAGAGGAAGCTTTTCTCCTTGTCTCGAACTCTTCCCTCTGTTACAGACGTCTGTGATGGCTGGGATCGGTTTCTTGTAGTTTTTCTTGAGCATAGGGCATTGCGGTTTCTCGTGAGTGAGTTGGAAACAGTGGAAACACTTCTTTCTGATTTTTTCATACTCATAAGAGATGATAACCGGATCTGCATCCTTGATGTTAAGAACTTTCTCATCTCTAGCAGGTTTAGAGGTATCAAAGAGGACTTTTGCTCGGATATAGTCTGATCTTTGTGAGACTTTGGGGTCATAAGCTATCTCTCTAACTTTTCCAATGTCCTTTGCGAGCTCCTCCATAGTCTCTATCGTGTAGTAGTTGTGTGGGATGTTTCTGATGCGGATCCAGACCTCAAACTTGGTAAGGAAGTCTGGGGGAGGAGAGGCAGTCCAACGCTCAAGAAGCATAGTCCATTGGTTGAAAGAACAAGGGCGATCGTTAAGGACCGTGAGGAGATCTTCTTCCAGCTAAAATATGAACTGGAACTTGTCTCGA
This Brassica napus cultivar Da-Ae chromosome C6, Da-Ae, whole genome shotgun sequence DNA region includes the following protein-coding sequences:
- the LOC125588421 gene encoding uncharacterized protein LOC125588421, with the translated sequence MLLERWTASPPPDFLTKFEVWIRIRNIPHNYYTIETMEELAKDIGKVREIAYDPKVSQRSDYIRAKVLFDTSKPARDEKVLNIKDADPVIISYEYEKIRKKCFHCFQLTHEKPQCPMLKKNYKKPIPAITDVCNRGKSSRQGEKLPLILNATDGPPGFPMMFLELSTKDRQMALLYISHPNDVERSARIRRVEMEIEDNKLKEANAIPTLTHDLNKDLGLIFGYKEGSDHIHSISLGGAHQTLSTRHASSESSDQSYAFSLADGCPTGFTVGTSIVPVSRTSGQLKKPRNRPPHGKEEAALLRSCIQARLQERLLTTRYMELARVKQS